TCACTGTTGTGGGTGATTCGCCTGAATTTCACGATTACCACCAGGATATTTTGCTCAATCCAAAAGTGATCTTCGAAGTTTTGTCTCCTGGGACAGAGACCTTTGATCGAACTGAAAAATTTGATCGGTATCGTGAAAACCTGGAAAGTCTGACCGATTATGTCTTGATTACCCAGGATCAGCCGCTGGTCGAACATCGGCACCGACAAGCCAATCGCGAGTGGGCCACGACGCTGGTTTCCGGCATTGAATCAGTACTGGAGCTGCCTTCGATTGAATGCCGGCTGCAACTTTCGGAACTCTATGACCGGGTTGAGTTTCCGGCTGAGCAGTAAGTCCCCAAAATGATTCCAAAACCTCTATCAGTAGTCAGTACTCTGTTGATTTCAAAATGTTTGACTACTGACTATTGACTACGAACTACTGACTGGCATTAAAACTCCCAGCCAGCGAATTGCTCCCGTTTGGGAATCTTCGCTGCAATTGATTCAAACCATTGCTTTTGCGATTCTTCACTAAACCGTATTTCGCGAAGCAAACAGAGTTCAACCAAAGCTTTCAGTTGTTCTGTCAAAATGGCCAGTTCAATCCAGTCAGGCTGATCTGTTAAAGGTGGATATTTGCCGGAATCAAGGCCGTATTTGGCCGAGACAACCCTTTGTGAAAATTCCTGATGAGTTCCAAATGTGGTTCCAACAATATGTTCAAAACTGGCTAAAACTCCTAGAAGACCTGGCTCAATCATCAATTCAACCATTGTCTTCAAATTATTTTCCGGTTGTTTTCCAGCTTGAACAACTCTGACAAAGTACCAACCACACAGAGCAGCTAAAAGGTCCTGGAATTGATGGCGCACCAGCCGTGAGGATCTGTATAAGACGTCAATATAGAGAGCAATCACTGGACGAATTTCTCGACATGCTTGGAACCAGCCTTTCACGACAGATTGTGGATCAGCTTCTATATCACCAAAAGTGAAAACCATCTCATGTGTAAATTTTCTGGTTGATAATTTCTCTAAATCAGGCAATTGCCTATGCAAGAGCAGAGGAAGCGGCTGATCCATATGCATTGTTGTTATTCGGCAATCCTTATTAATACCAGTGAATGAAATCAGGGAAGGAGGCCCTCCCATCGCCAGTGTTAAGAAGTCAGCTACTTCTCTTTCCCGTTCCAGGCACTTTTTTAGGCTATTGAATTCCTGAAACTGGATTTCA
The sequence above is a segment of the Acidobacteriota bacterium genome. Coding sequences within it:
- a CDS encoding Uma2 family endonuclease, which codes for MESVTYRHSTITVHLIVELGQQLKRKPHEVLSPNMKVRSGRFVSGNQVMSGIFSYPNLTVVGDSPEFHDYHQDILLNPKVIFEVLSPGTETFDRTEKFDRYRENLESLTDYVLITQDQPLVEHRHRQANREWATTLVSGIESVLELPSIECRLQLSELYDRVEFPAEQ